The following coding sequences lie in one Pseudomonas sp. B33.4 genomic window:
- a CDS encoding DUF3313 domain-containing protein, translated as MSRIHSLSLSIVATLSLAACSSKTPEHSGFLHDYSVLTERQSPSGQPVLAWVSPALARGRYTQVYLAPSQFYPGAEPTQRIPLSTLSGVTDYYDAALRVELGKVMHLVSQPGPNTLVVRPAITQVATSTQGLRFYEWLPVTLVAAGVSTATGIRDQDSQVATEVSFEDGSTGEVIAELVRKGTGVPLENDKQVLTADDVKVVLDGWASDLGKSYATLRR; from the coding sequence ATGTCGCGCATTCATTCGCTGTCGCTGTCGATTGTTGCCACGCTGAGCCTGGCGGCGTGCAGCAGCAAAACGCCGGAACACAGCGGCTTTCTGCATGACTACAGCGTGTTGACCGAGCGCCAGTCGCCGTCCGGGCAACCCGTGTTGGCGTGGGTCAGCCCGGCCCTCGCCCGGGGTCGATACACGCAGGTTTATCTGGCGCCGAGTCAGTTTTATCCGGGTGCCGAGCCGACGCAGCGGATTCCCTTAAGCACGCTGTCCGGGGTTACCGACTATTACGACGCGGCGCTGCGAGTGGAATTGGGCAAGGTCATGCATCTGGTCAGTCAGCCGGGGCCGAACACCCTGGTGGTACGCCCCGCCATTACCCAGGTGGCGACCAGCACTCAGGGTTTGCGCTTTTATGAGTGGCTGCCGGTGACCCTTGTCGCTGCGGGTGTGAGCACGGCGACCGGCATCCGCGATCAGGACAGTCAAGTCGCCACCGAAGTGTCGTTCGAGGATGGTTCGACTGGCGAAGTGATTGCCGAATTGGTGCGCAAAGGCACCGGCGTGCCGCTGGAAAACGACAAGCAAGTGTTGACTGCCGATGACGTCAAAGTGGTGCTGGATGGCTGGGCCAGCGACCTCGGTAAATCCTACGCAACCCTGCGCCGGTAG
- a CDS encoding response regulator: MDPVTVSRLLFVDDDVEILALLKKFFVQHAYEVDVAPNGEAMWAAIAQQRPDTIILDLMMPGESGLSLCQKVRAQLGIPIIMLTAMAELSDRIVGLELGADDYLTKPFAPQELLARVRALQRRAGEQPQAVEPSRPVIAFAGWHLDITCRELRSPENVMIPLSGGEFDLLVVFLDHPQRILTREQLIDLTHGHGHDAFDRSIDVQVSRLRRKIEPDSKRPDLIRTVRNGGYLFTAKVSRS; this comes from the coding sequence ATGGATCCTGTCACTGTGAGCAGACTGCTGTTCGTCGACGACGACGTGGAAATTCTCGCGCTGCTGAAGAAGTTCTTCGTGCAGCACGCCTATGAGGTCGACGTTGCCCCTAATGGCGAGGCGATGTGGGCGGCCATTGCGCAGCAGCGCCCGGACACGATCATTCTTGATCTGATGATGCCCGGCGAAAGCGGTCTGAGCCTGTGCCAGAAGGTGCGTGCGCAACTGGGCATTCCGATCATCATGCTTACGGCCATGGCCGAACTGAGCGATCGCATTGTCGGTCTGGAACTGGGCGCGGACGATTACCTGACCAAACCCTTTGCGCCGCAGGAATTGCTCGCGCGGGTGCGTGCCTTGCAACGTCGCGCCGGCGAACAGCCCCAAGCGGTTGAGCCTTCGCGGCCGGTGATCGCCTTCGCCGGTTGGCATCTTGACATCACCTGTCGCGAACTGCGCTCACCGGAAAACGTGATGATTCCGCTGTCCGGTGGCGAGTTCGATCTGCTGGTGGTGTTCCTCGACCATCCACAGCGGATTCTGACCCGCGAGCAGTTGATCGATTTGACCCACGGCCACGGTCATGACGCGTTCGATCGCAGCATCGATGTGCAAGTCAGCCGCTTGCGTCGCAAGATCGAACCGGACAGCAAGCGACCTGACCTGATTCGTACGGTGCGCAACGGCGGCTATCTGTTCACCGCCAAGGTCAGCCGCTCGTGA
- a CDS encoding ATP-binding protein, which yields MIRRLFRADTLRRHIALTIVAAMIASLALNALFVQVAGIWARPPIERTGLLEQIAATSRVIEAAPANLRPQLATAASSAMLQVSWKAQRADFDLPNDGLRLPASRVPVMQQLLGSDRKIEVFSPGDWPNGSPQAHYAAVVQLVDGSWLSFIPPERSWGLEFGVRIAIVIALGLIATLLVAWVATRQLANPLQRFTRAAKRFGTDLRAPPIKLEGPDEIRQAIIAFNTMQAQIQHFIAERTHMLASISHDLRAPLTRMRLRSEFMEDLDHQGKLIRDVEEMQSMINAALAFFREDTHREETTAFDLSELLQTIVDDYRDQHLDVGFDGPAHLVYEGRPLGIKRVIVNLLENALKYAQRPVIALKRDDHSICIEVSDEGPGIPEAALEQVFDPFFRLEASRNRDTGGVGLGLSAARAIAREQGGELTLSNRHGGGLLACVELPL from the coding sequence GTGATCCGCCGGCTATTTCGCGCCGATACACTGCGCCGGCACATCGCCCTGACTATCGTGGCGGCGATGATTGCTTCATTGGCATTGAATGCGCTGTTCGTGCAAGTCGCCGGCATCTGGGCGCGGCCACCGATCGAACGCACCGGCCTGCTGGAGCAGATTGCCGCGACCTCGCGGGTGATCGAAGCAGCCCCGGCCAACCTGCGCCCGCAACTGGCCACAGCGGCGAGCAGCGCCATGCTGCAAGTGTCGTGGAAAGCACAGCGCGCCGACTTCGATCTGCCCAATGACGGCCTTCGCCTGCCAGCGAGCAGAGTGCCGGTGATGCAGCAACTGCTGGGCAGTGATCGAAAAATCGAGGTGTTCAGCCCAGGCGACTGGCCGAACGGCAGTCCCCAGGCGCATTACGCCGCCGTCGTGCAATTGGTCGACGGCAGCTGGTTGTCATTTATCCCGCCGGAGCGCAGCTGGGGCCTGGAATTTGGCGTGCGTATCGCGATCGTCATCGCGTTGGGACTGATTGCCACGTTGCTTGTCGCCTGGGTCGCCACCCGGCAACTGGCCAACCCCTTGCAGCGTTTCACGCGGGCCGCCAAACGGTTCGGCACCGATCTGCGCGCACCGCCGATCAAGCTCGAAGGCCCGGACGAAATTCGCCAGGCGATCATCGCCTTCAACACCATGCAGGCGCAGATCCAGCACTTCATCGCCGAGCGCACGCACATGCTCGCGTCAATTTCCCACGACCTGCGTGCACCGTTGACCCGCATGCGCCTGCGCAGTGAGTTCATGGAAGACCTCGATCATCAGGGCAAACTGATTCGTGACGTCGAGGAGATGCAGTCGATGATCAACGCTGCGTTGGCGTTTTTCCGCGAAGACACGCATCGCGAGGAGACCACGGCGTTCGATCTGTCGGAGCTGCTGCAGACCATCGTCGACGATTACCGTGACCAGCACCTCGACGTCGGCTTCGATGGCCCCGCGCATCTGGTGTACGAAGGCCGGCCGCTGGGGATCAAACGGGTGATCGTCAATCTGCTGGAGAATGCGCTGAAGTATGCGCAGCGCCCGGTCATTGCGTTGAAGCGTGACGATCATTCGATCTGCATCGAAGTCAGCGACGAAGGCCCGGGTATTCCCGAAGCGGCGTTGGAGCAGGTGTTCGATCCGTTCTTCCGTCTGGAGGCTTCGCGCAACCGCGACACCGGAGGCGTAGGCCTGGGGTTGTCGGCGGCGCGGGCAATTGCGCGCGAACAAGGCGGCGAGTTGACGCTGAGCAACCGCCACGGTGGAGGATTACTGGCGTGCGTAGAACTGCCACTTTAG
- a CDS encoding DUF2252 family protein has protein sequence MKTPRPSARLEPLSQLRNLKMARSAHAYVRGSTVQFYEWLHSQPGRSLPKGPAVWICGDCHAGNLGPTGDLKGQIDIYIRDLDQTVIGNPAHDLVRLALSLATAARGSDLPGVATARMLEEMMRGYEQAFDGDLEEDPPRPAQVKAGMRSAVQRTWKHLAEERIESTKPTIPLGKQFWALSRDERAALKTLCATPEIHTLVTSLKGRSQDDRVKMLDSAYWVKGCSSLGLKRYAVLLGVGKGDDEEYCLLDIKEAVGAAAPRAARAAMPRDNGKRVVEGARFLSPGLGNRMLATRMLDHGFFVRELLPQDMKLELDQLSQRDAMLAAGYLAQVVGVAHARQMDLTTRSEWMADLQTCRSKRLDAPSWLWTSVVQLVGNHEKGYLEHCRRYALQH, from the coding sequence ATGAAAACCCCGCGTCCTTCCGCCCGACTTGAACCGCTGTCACAACTGCGCAATCTGAAAATGGCCCGATCCGCGCACGCTTATGTGCGCGGCAGCACCGTGCAGTTTTACGAATGGCTGCACAGCCAACCGGGCCGCAGCCTGCCCAAAGGCCCGGCGGTGTGGATCTGCGGCGATTGCCATGCCGGCAATCTGGGCCCGACCGGGGACCTCAAAGGGCAGATCGATATCTATATTCGTGACCTTGATCAGACCGTGATCGGTAACCCGGCGCATGATCTGGTGCGCCTGGCGCTTTCACTCGCGACAGCAGCGCGCGGCTCCGATCTGCCCGGCGTGGCCACCGCACGCATGCTCGAAGAAATGATGCGCGGTTACGAGCAAGCCTTTGACGGCGATCTTGAGGAAGACCCACCGCGGCCGGCGCAAGTCAAAGCGGGTATGCGCAGTGCCGTGCAGCGCACCTGGAAGCATTTGGCCGAGGAGCGCATCGAGAGCACCAAGCCAACCATTCCGCTGGGCAAACAATTCTGGGCGCTATCGCGCGATGAGCGCGCCGCGCTGAAAACTCTCTGCGCCACCCCCGAAATCCACACGCTAGTGACGTCGTTGAAGGGCCGCTCACAGGATGATCGCGTGAAAATGCTCGACTCGGCGTATTGGGTAAAGGGTTGTAGTTCGCTGGGGTTAAAGCGTTATGCGGTGCTGCTGGGCGTGGGCAAGGGCGATGACGAGGAATATTGCCTGCTCGATATCAAAGAAGCCGTCGGCGCTGCTGCACCGCGCGCCGCCCGTGCAGCCATGCCACGCGACAATGGCAAACGGGTGGTCGAAGGCGCGCGGTTTCTTTCACCCGGGCTGGGCAACCGGATGCTGGCGACACGCATGCTCGATCACGGCTTTTTCGTCCGCGAACTGTTGCCGCAAGACATGAAGCTGGAACTCGATCAGTTGAGTCAGCGCGATGCGATGCTCGCGGCGGGCTACCTGGCACAGGTCGTCGGTGTGGCGCATGCCCGGCAAATGGACCTGACGACCCGGTCCGAGTGGATGGCGGACTTGCAAACCTGCCGCTCGAAACGTCTGGATGCGCCGTCGTGGCTGTGGACCAGCGTCGTGCAATTGGTCGGCAATCATGAAAAAGGCTATCTGGAACATTGCCGGCGCTATGCGCTACAGCATTGA
- a CDS encoding FAD-binding oxidoreductase, with protein sequence MFQQSSQHVDSYYAHSCADILSHRPTLEGEHDTDVVIIGAGFSGLHTALRLALAGKRVMLLEASRVAWAASGRNGGQAILGWSCDMPPLEAALGYERAKRLWDGMRWAAGELCELPGRHGFDCDYRPGHLWTSVMPRRVSLLTEWQHEASHKWGHDALQFIPREQLPEWLATDRYQAGLYDPHGAHLNPLKLALGLAAAIERAGGRIHEQSKALSYQEEGAGFRVNTERGSVRADVLVLACNAYLDELDPQLSRCILPVGTYQVATAPLTSEQATALLPRNVCVTDNQFVLDYFRRTPDNRLLFGGGCTYLGGMPKDIAAATRPFLERVFPQLKGVGIEFAWGGHIDLTINRTPDVGGAGNRYWLQGYSGHGVLPTLAAARAVSDAILGDADELALYQGLSNGSFPGGKCFAAPLEAIGKAWYRLRDSI encoded by the coding sequence ATGTTTCAGCAATCCAGCCAGCACGTTGACAGCTACTACGCCCACAGTTGCGCCGATATTCTGAGCCATCGACCGACTCTGGAAGGCGAACATGACACTGACGTGGTGATCATTGGCGCAGGCTTCAGTGGCTTGCACACGGCGTTGCGTCTGGCATTGGCTGGCAAGCGCGTGATGTTGCTGGAAGCCAGTCGAGTGGCGTGGGCGGCGTCGGGTCGTAACGGCGGGCAGGCGATTCTCGGCTGGTCGTGTGATATGCCGCCGTTGGAGGCTGCGCTCGGTTATGAGCGGGCAAAACGGCTGTGGGATGGCATGCGCTGGGCGGCTGGGGAATTATGCGAGTTGCCCGGACGGCATGGTTTCGATTGCGACTATCGGCCCGGGCATTTGTGGACGTCGGTGATGCCGCGCCGGGTCAGCCTGCTGACGGAATGGCAACACGAAGCCAGTCACAAGTGGGGTCATGATGCCTTGCAGTTCATTCCTCGAGAACAACTGCCGGAATGGCTGGCCACTGATCGTTATCAGGCCGGGCTTTACGACCCGCACGGCGCGCACCTCAATCCGCTGAAACTCGCGCTGGGTCTGGCGGCCGCCATCGAGCGCGCCGGCGGACGTATCCATGAACAAAGCAAAGCGTTGAGTTATCAGGAGGAGGGCGCAGGTTTTCGCGTCAACACTGAGCGCGGCTCGGTGCGCGCCGATGTGCTGGTGCTTGCCTGCAACGCTTATCTCGATGAACTCGACCCGCAACTGTCCCGTTGCATTCTGCCGGTGGGCACTTATCAGGTCGCCACCGCGCCGCTGACGTCCGAACAAGCCACCGCGCTGTTGCCGCGCAACGTCTGTGTGACCGATAACCAATTCGTCCTCGATTACTTCCGCCGCACGCCGGACAACCGTTTGTTGTTCGGCGGCGGCTGCACTTATCTGGGCGGCATGCCCAAGGACATCGCTGCGGCAACACGGCCGTTTCTCGAACGCGTATTCCCCCAGCTCAAAGGCGTCGGCATCGAGTTTGCCTGGGGCGGGCATATCGATCTGACGATCAACCGCACGCCTGATGTCGGCGGCGCGGGCAATCGATATTGGCTGCAGGGCTATTCGGGCCACGGCGTGTTGCCGACGTTGGCTGCAGCGCGCGCAGTGTCCGATGCGATACTTGGCGATGCCGATGAACTGGCGCTGTATCAGGGCTTGAGCAATGGCAGCTTCCCCGGTGGCAAGTGTTTCGCAGCACCGCTGGAGGCCATCGGCAAGGCCTGGTATCGGCTGCGCGACAGCATTTGA
- a CDS encoding helix-turn-helix domain-containing protein yields MNKQEEIAALAILIHDLRKHKKWTLKELADKIGRSVGFLSQVERGLSRPTVADLTAISETFGVPTTYFYSLPKPKELPWVTRPDERRTLYYANGITDILVSPQIRASFSMLESHLEAGASSGDRHLTDSSEQGGYVLEGELTLWLGDDEEPTTLKAGDSFQFDSHTRCRYGNLTEQLTRVLWVYT; encoded by the coding sequence ATGAACAAGCAAGAAGAAATCGCCGCGCTGGCGATCCTCATCCACGACCTGCGCAAGCACAAGAAGTGGACCCTGAAAGAGCTGGCGGACAAGATCGGCCGTTCGGTGGGTTTCCTTTCGCAGGTCGAGCGCGGACTGTCGCGGCCGACCGTGGCGGATCTGACCGCGATCAGTGAAACCTTTGGCGTGCCGACCACCTATTTCTACAGCCTGCCCAAGCCCAAGGAATTGCCGTGGGTGACGCGCCCGGACGAGCGCCGCACGCTGTATTACGCCAACGGCATCACCGACATTCTGGTGTCGCCGCAGATTCGCGCGTCGTTCTCCATGCTCGAAAGTCATCTCGAAGCCGGCGCGAGCAGCGGCGACCGCCATTTGACCGACAGCTCGGAGCAGGGCGGTTACGTCCTTGAAGGCGAGCTGACCTTATGGCTGGGCGACGACGAAGAACCGACCACGTTGAAAGCCGGCGACAGCTTTCAGTTCGACAGTCATACCCGCTGCCGTTACGGCAACCTCACTGAGCAGCTGACTCGCGTGCTCTGGGTCTACACCTGA
- a CDS encoding glutamine synthetase family protein, translated as MDAVCADLLAEVRAFRQRYPEVRYVDLISLDIPGHFYGKRYPIDMLEKVAAGSTLKLPQNCVLLGVQGGLFPIGDYCFNDGDPDAVRRLVPGTLKPVTWEAQPLGQMLITSDGTEKPIEFEPREVLAQVLKRLARKGIHPVVAFELEFYLFDKKLRDGLPQFPRDDLTDDADDQPNLHIERLSRFAPVLDDMVEATRVQGIDATVITAELGPGQFEINFSHLDDGLRAADWAALFCRSTRGVALKHGYRASFMAKPYLQHPGSGMHVHVSVYDSAGNNLLAANQQQALRHAVAGCLELLPHSMPIFAPNQNSMRRLGGTVNTATKASWGFEDRDACLRIPESDAKNLRVEYRLAGADANPYLVLAAILVGLEHGLESGKEPIAPLNEDRSSGIDFPKEMFEAVRAMQHQPQLREGLGAEFVDVYCENKRQDHLAFMQDISAREYRWYL; from the coding sequence ATGGACGCTGTCTGCGCTGACCTGCTTGCCGAAGTGCGTGCCTTTCGCCAACGCTACCCCGAAGTGCGTTATGTCGACCTGATTTCCCTGGACATTCCCGGGCACTTTTATGGCAAGCGTTATCCAATCGACATGCTCGAAAAAGTCGCCGCCGGCAGCACCCTGAAGTTGCCGCAGAACTGTGTGTTGCTGGGCGTGCAGGGCGGTTTGTTCCCGATTGGCGATTACTGCTTCAACGACGGCGACCCGGATGCCGTGCGCCGCTTGGTGCCTGGCACACTAAAACCGGTGACGTGGGAGGCGCAGCCGCTGGGGCAAATGCTGATCACCTCGGACGGCACCGAAAAACCAATCGAATTCGAACCCCGTGAAGTCCTCGCGCAGGTGCTCAAGCGCCTGGCGCGCAAAGGCATTCACCCGGTGGTGGCGTTCGAGCTGGAGTTTTATCTGTTCGACAAAAAGCTGCGCGATGGCCTGCCGCAATTCCCCCGCGACGACCTGACTGACGATGCCGATGATCAACCGAACCTGCACATCGAACGGCTCTCACGTTTCGCGCCGGTGCTGGATGACATGGTCGAAGCGACGCGGGTGCAGGGCATCGACGCCACGGTGATTACCGCTGAACTCGGTCCCGGTCAATTCGAAATCAACTTCAGCCACCTCGACGATGGCTTGCGTGCGGCCGACTGGGCAGCGTTGTTCTGCCGCAGCACGCGCGGTGTTGCGCTTAAACACGGTTATCGTGCAAGTTTCATGGCCAAGCCGTACTTGCAACATCCCGGCAGTGGCATGCATGTGCATGTCAGCGTCTACGATTCGGCGGGCAATAATCTGCTGGCCGCGAATCAGCAACAGGCGTTGCGCCACGCGGTCGCCGGTTGTCTGGAATTGCTGCCGCACAGCATGCCGATCTTCGCGCCGAACCAGAACTCGATGCGCCGCTTGGGCGGCACGGTGAACACCGCAACCAAAGCCAGTTGGGGATTTGAGGATCGTGATGCGTGCTTGCGCATTCCCGAGTCGGACGCGAAGAATTTGCGGGTTGAATATCGCTTGGCGGGCGCGGATGCCAATCCGTATCTGGTGCTGGCGGCGATTCTGGTGGGGCTGGAGCATGGGCTGGAATCGGGCAAGGAGCCCATTGCGCCGCTGAACGAAGATCGCAGCAGCGGGATTGATTTCCCCAAGGAGATGTTCGAGGCCGTGCGTGCGATGCAGCATCAACCGCAATTGCGTGAAGGATTGGGCGCTGAGTTTGTCGACGTGTATTGCGAGAATAAACGCCAGGATCATTTGGCGTTTATGCAGGACATCAGTGCGCGGGAGTATCGGTGGTATTTGTGA
- a CDS encoding aldo/keto reductase — protein MNYRRLGRSGLKVSAIAMGTAQCNWWVDEPASRRLFDAYVEAGGNLIDTADVYPVLGDGVGGKASEEFVGRWLKTTASRNQVLLATKVSGRMGAGPNDEGLCWRHIVKAVEGSLARLQVDCIDLYQAHDDYDDVPVEETLRAFEHLVQRGMVRYIGCSNFKAWRLMKSLAISERNALVGYVSVQERYNLLERRRVESELQPLCVEEGVGLLPYNPLAKGFLSGLYHPQARLPDSPRAPGVQRDYFNERNWQILESLRRIARDCDSTCTQVALAWLLAQPAVVAPVVGASTVEQLREIMASPQLHLPAADVSHLNQISQPPVT, from the coding sequence ATGAACTACAGACGACTGGGACGCTCGGGACTCAAGGTTTCCGCAATTGCGATGGGAACCGCGCAATGCAACTGGTGGGTGGATGAGCCTGCTTCACGCCGCTTGTTCGATGCCTATGTCGAAGCGGGCGGTAACCTGATCGACACGGCGGATGTCTACCCGGTCCTGGGCGACGGTGTCGGTGGCAAGGCCTCGGAAGAGTTCGTCGGGCGCTGGTTGAAAACCACGGCCAGCCGCAACCAGGTATTGCTTGCAACGAAGGTGTCCGGGCGCATGGGGGCCGGGCCCAATGACGAGGGGCTTTGCTGGCGACATATCGTCAAGGCTGTGGAGGGTTCGCTTGCGCGTTTGCAAGTCGACTGCATCGATTTGTATCAGGCCCATGATGACTACGATGACGTTCCGGTCGAAGAAACCCTGCGCGCTTTCGAACATCTGGTGCAGCGGGGGATGGTGCGTTACATCGGTTGCTCCAACTTCAAGGCCTGGCGCCTGATGAAGTCACTGGCGATCAGCGAGCGCAACGCACTGGTCGGCTATGTCAGTGTTCAAGAGCGCTACAACCTGCTCGAACGGCGTCGAGTCGAATCCGAACTGCAGCCATTGTGCGTGGAAGAGGGCGTCGGGCTGTTGCCGTACAACCCGCTCGCCAAGGGCTTTTTGTCTGGCCTGTACCACCCGCAGGCAAGATTGCCGGATTCTCCGCGCGCGCCCGGTGTACAGAGAGACTACTTCAATGAGCGCAACTGGCAGATCCTTGAATCACTGCGTCGGATTGCGCGGGACTGCGACAGTACGTGTACGCAAGTGGCACTCGCCTGGCTGCTGGCGCAACCAGCGGTGGTGGCGCCCGTGGTGGGGGCCAGTACTGTCGAGCAATTGCGCGAGATCATGGCGTCCCCGCAACTGCACCTGCCGGCCGCCGATGTCAGTCATCTCAACCAGATCAGCCAGCCGCCGGTTACTTAG
- a CDS encoding GTP-binding protein has translation MKSLNLGILAHVDAGKTSLTERILFDAGARLRLGSVDSGNTCTDNLLLERERGITIKSAVASFELNHLLVNLLDTPGHPDFIAEVERTLALLDLAVVVVSAVEGVQAQTRVLVNALQRMAIPHVFFINKVDRKGADFLRTLEALEVQLKSRPLALCAVHEAGTAQATVERSDPASAEVASQWLDVLCEHDETLLHDYVTAAQTIESSRLEQAVREQLGRGLINPVFAGSAITGVGVAQMIETLTRLAPAKCHDTEAPVLASVFKIDRGWGGHRRFHVCVQAGTLHVRQSIETPLGTSRITAIQVSESGGLQPATLARAGQIACITGLEGVRIGDQIGACKERNTAAHTFTPPAIETHVSAALPAQTKALWEALSLLAEQDPLIDLRRNPAGQMFVSLYGEVQKEIIQATLQEEYAIEAVFEESSAICVETLQASGQAQESIDEPDNPFLATVGIRVSPGAAGSGLTFIRQAHAGLMPTSFYKAIEESVFESLKEGPCGWMVHDCEVTLTTVDYASPSSTAADFRHLTPLVLAAAITRAGTKVCEPRSQFSIEVPAAMSSAVHGLLAKAGATIHGTTLDAETARIEGSIVTTRIYKLQHQIPDVTSGLGFMESQLATYTPIAGTALRRERTLANPYNRQDYLRQVRLGLRAGRPASSA, from the coding sequence ATGAAGTCCCTTAATCTGGGAATCCTCGCGCACGTCGATGCCGGCAAGACCAGCCTTACCGAACGGATCCTGTTCGATGCCGGTGCGCGTCTGCGCCTGGGCAGTGTGGATTCGGGCAACACCTGCACCGACAACCTGCTACTGGAACGGGAACGCGGCATCACGATCAAATCCGCCGTGGCCTCGTTCGAGCTCAACCACCTGCTGGTCAATCTGCTGGACACCCCCGGACACCCGGATTTCATTGCCGAAGTGGAGCGTACGCTTGCCTTGCTGGACCTCGCCGTCGTCGTGGTGTCGGCCGTCGAGGGGGTTCAGGCGCAAACCCGAGTACTGGTCAATGCCCTGCAACGCATGGCGATACCTCATGTGTTCTTCATCAACAAGGTTGATCGCAAAGGCGCCGATTTTCTGCGCACCCTGGAGGCTCTCGAAGTACAACTCAAGAGTCGCCCGTTAGCCTTGTGCGCTGTGCATGAGGCCGGAACGGCGCAGGCGACGGTCGAGCGCTCTGATCCGGCGTCAGCCGAGGTCGCGTCACAGTGGCTGGACGTGTTGTGCGAACACGATGAGACGTTGTTGCACGACTACGTGACGGCGGCGCAAACAATCGAAAGTTCGCGCCTTGAGCAAGCAGTGCGCGAGCAACTGGGCAGAGGACTGATCAATCCGGTGTTTGCCGGGTCCGCCATTACTGGAGTTGGTGTCGCACAGATGATCGAGACGCTCACGCGGTTGGCCCCGGCCAAATGTCACGATACCGAGGCGCCCGTGCTCGCCTCGGTATTCAAAATCGACCGGGGCTGGGGTGGGCACCGGCGTTTTCATGTTTGCGTCCAGGCCGGCACGCTGCACGTACGCCAATCGATCGAGACGCCGCTAGGCACCAGCAGAATCACCGCCATTCAGGTCTCCGAGAGCGGCGGTCTGCAACCGGCAACCCTCGCCCGCGCAGGCCAGATCGCTTGCATCACCGGGCTTGAAGGCGTGCGCATCGGTGATCAGATCGGCGCGTGCAAAGAACGGAACACCGCCGCGCACACCTTTACCCCACCGGCGATCGAAACCCATGTTTCAGCCGCTTTGCCAGCGCAGACCAAAGCCCTCTGGGAAGCATTGAGCCTGCTGGCAGAACAGGACCCGCTGATCGATTTGCGTCGAAATCCAGCAGGGCAAATGTTCGTCTCGCTGTACGGCGAGGTGCAAAAGGAGATCATCCAGGCCACGTTGCAAGAGGAGTACGCCATAGAGGCGGTCTTCGAGGAAAGCTCGGCGATCTGCGTTGAAACCCTGCAAGCGTCTGGTCAAGCCCAGGAATCTATCGATGAACCCGACAACCCGTTTCTCGCCACCGTCGGTATTCGTGTCAGTCCCGGGGCCGCGGGCTCGGGGCTCACGTTTATTCGGCAGGCCCATGCCGGGCTGATGCCGACGAGTTTCTACAAAGCGATCGAAGAATCCGTCTTCGAGAGTCTCAAGGAAGGCCCGTGCGGCTGGATGGTTCACGATTGCGAGGTGACATTGACCACCGTCGACTATGCATCGCCCTCAAGCACTGCGGCTGATTTTCGACACCTCACACCGCTGGTACTGGCTGCAGCGATCACTCGCGCCGGCACCAAGGTCTGCGAGCCACGCAGCCAATTCAGCATCGAAGTGCCGGCGGCCATGAGCAGCGCGGTGCATGGTTTGCTGGCCAAGGCAGGAGCCACAATCCATGGCACCACGCTGGACGCAGAGACCGCGCGGATCGAAGGCTCGATCGTCACCACGCGAATCTACAAGTTGCAGCACCAGATACCCGATGTCACCAGTGGCCTCGGTTTTATGGAGAGCCAACTGGCCACGTATACGCCGATCGCGGGTACCGCGCTTCGACGGGAGCGCACCCTGGCCAACCCTTACAACCGCCAGGATTACCTGCGGCAAGTCAGACTGGGCTTGCGCGCCGGACGGCCGGCGAGCAGTGCTTGA